Proteins encoded within one genomic window of Streptomyces sp. NBC_01314:
- the trpM gene encoding tryptophan biosynthesis modulator TrpM, producing MFSISMTTKDPYARLARGCRPRGCRAPARRVHGRRVRYVIGDEPGQVNGMRWPRTRHLR from the coding sequence ATGTTCTCGATCTCCATGACGACCAAGGACCCCTACGCCCGCCTCGCACGCGGGTGCCGTCCCCGTGGCTGCCGGGCGCCCGCCCGCCGGGTCCACGGGCGCCGGGTCCGGTACGTCATCGGCGACGAGCCGGGCCAGGTGAACGGCATGCGATGGCCCCGGACGCGTCACCTGCGATGA
- a CDS encoding CaiB/BaiF CoA transferase family protein: MTQAYDPPLSHLRVLDLATLFAGPLAATMLGDFGAEVIKVEHPTKPDPSRGHGPSKDGVGLWWKLLGRNKRTVTLNLSTPGGRDTLLRLAATADVIIENFRPGTLEKWGLGWKELSAANPGLVLARVTGFGQFGPYAHRPGFGTLAEAMSGFAAITGEPDAPPVLPPFGLADSIAGLATAYAVMTALAARDRTGEGQTVDMAIIEPILTVLGAQPLWYDQLGHVQPRTGNRSANNAPRNTYRTADGSWVAVSTSAQSIAERVMRLVGRPELIDEPWFGSGAERARHADVLDEAVGAWIARHTREEVIEVFEKAEAAVAPIQDIREVMTDPQYRALDTITTIDDPDLGPLRMQNVLFRLSATPGAIRWAGRAHGADTDSVLTELGLSEPDIETLRQEGAL, translated from the coding sequence ATGACCCAGGCGTACGACCCCCCGCTCTCCCACCTCCGCGTCCTCGACCTCGCCACCCTCTTCGCCGGCCCCCTCGCCGCCACGATGCTCGGCGACTTCGGCGCGGAGGTCATCAAGGTCGAACACCCCACGAAGCCGGACCCGTCCCGCGGCCACGGCCCGTCGAAGGACGGCGTGGGCCTGTGGTGGAAACTGCTGGGCCGCAACAAGCGCACAGTGACGCTGAACCTCTCCACCCCCGGCGGCCGGGACACCCTCCTCCGCCTCGCCGCCACCGCCGACGTGATCATCGAGAACTTCCGCCCCGGCACCCTGGAGAAATGGGGCCTGGGCTGGAAGGAGCTGTCGGCGGCGAACCCAGGTCTTGTCCTGGCCCGCGTCACCGGCTTCGGCCAGTTCGGCCCGTACGCGCACCGCCCCGGCTTCGGCACGCTCGCCGAGGCGATGAGCGGCTTCGCCGCGATCACCGGCGAGCCGGACGCCCCACCGGTCCTGCCCCCCTTCGGCCTCGCCGACTCGATCGCGGGCCTGGCGACGGCGTACGCGGTGATGACCGCTCTCGCCGCGCGTGACCGGACCGGCGAGGGGCAGACGGTCGACATGGCGATCATCGAGCCGATCCTCACCGTCCTCGGCGCCCAACCCCTCTGGTACGACCAGCTCGGCCACGTCCAGCCCCGTACCGGCAACCGCTCCGCCAACAACGCGCCCCGCAACACCTATCGCACGGCGGACGGCTCCTGGGTGGCCGTCTCCACCTCGGCCCAGTCGATCGCGGAACGGGTGATGCGCCTGGTCGGCCGCCCCGAACTGATCGACGAGCCCTGGTTCGGTTCGGGGGCGGAACGGGCCCGCCACGCGGACGTCCTGGACGAGGCGGTCGGCGCGTGGATCGCCCGCCACACCCGCGAAGAGGTCATCGAGGTGTTCGAGAAGGCGGAGGCGGCGGTGGCCCCCATCCAGGACATCAGAGAGGTGATGACCGACCCCCAGTACCGGGCCCTGGACACCATCACCACCATCGACGACCCCGACCTCGGCCCCCTGCGCATGCAGAACGTCCTCTTCCGCCTCTCCGCCACCCCCGGCGCGATCCGCTGGGCGGGCCGCGCCCACGGCGCCGACACGGACTCGGTCCTCACCGAACTGGGCCTGTCGGAACCGGACATCGAGACCCTCCGCCAGGAGGGCGCCCTGTGA
- a CDS encoding HGxxPAAW family protein yields MAGSSHGHTPAAWTGVTIAFIGFCVSGAYMVMAQPLGFWAGMVITVLGGVVGMVMRAMGMGQPKDAHAVYENAAVRTRPATTPEPAGAKS; encoded by the coding sequence ATGGCGGGCAGCAGCCACGGTCACACCCCGGCCGCCTGGACCGGCGTCACCATCGCCTTCATCGGTTTCTGCGTCTCGGGCGCCTACATGGTGATGGCCCAGCCGCTGGGATTCTGGGCCGGCATGGTCATCACCGTCCTCGGCGGCGTCGTCGGCATGGTCATGCGCGCCATGGGCATGGGCCAGCCGAAGGACGCGCACGCCGTGTACGAGAACGCGGCGGTACGCACCCGGCCGGCGACGACCCCGGAGCCGGCCGGCGCCAAGAGCTGA
- a CDS encoding CoA ester lyase: MTSWPTPVPLTWLYVPGDRPEVVTKALASGADVVIVDLEDAVAPDRKAYARAATAELLSAPPPVPVHVRVNALTTPEAEQDLKTLSPLPGLAALRLPKITSPSDVAAVAERTAPAEGGAIPLYALLESALGVERAYDIATAHPALRGIALGEADLRADLAVQHDPALDWSRSRVIVAARAAGLPSPAQSIYPDTKDLDGLATSSAHGRTLGFLGRAAIHPRQLPVIERAYAPTPQEVESAEETLKAATTTPGAQALPDGRFIDPAVVAAAHRTLTLASRPTRH, from the coding sequence GTGACCTCATGGCCGACACCTGTCCCCCTGACCTGGCTGTACGTCCCCGGCGACCGCCCGGAGGTGGTCACCAAGGCCCTGGCGTCCGGCGCGGACGTGGTGATCGTGGACCTGGAGGACGCGGTGGCCCCCGACCGCAAGGCCTACGCCCGCGCGGCCACAGCCGAACTCCTCTCGGCCCCGCCCCCCGTCCCGGTCCACGTCCGCGTGAACGCCCTGACCACCCCGGAAGCCGAACAGGACCTCAAGACCCTCTCCCCCCTTCCCGGCCTGGCGGCCCTCCGCCTCCCGAAGATCACATCCCCTTCGGACGTCGCCGCCGTCGCGGAAAGAACCGCCCCCGCCGAAGGCGGAGCGATCCCTCTGTACGCCCTCCTCGAATCGGCCCTGGGGGTGGAACGTGCCTACGACATCGCCACGGCCCATCCCGCCCTCCGCGGCATCGCGCTCGGTGAGGCGGACCTCCGCGCCGACCTGGCCGTCCAGCACGATCCGGCCCTCGACTGGTCCCGTTCCCGAGTGATCGTCGCCGCACGCGCGGCAGGGCTCCCCTCGCCGGCCCAGTCGATCTACCCGGACACGAAGGACCTCGACGGCCTGGCCACCTCCTCCGCCCACGGCCGCACCCTCGGCTTCCTGGGCCGCGCCGCCATCCACCCCCGCCAACTCCCGGTGATCGAACGCGCCTATGCCCCGACCCCGCAGGAAGTGGAATCAGCCGAGGAAACCCTCAAGGCGGCGACCACCACGCCCGGCGCCCAGGCCCTCCCTGACGGCCGCTTCATCGACCCGGCGGTAGTGGCCGCCGCCCACAGAACCCTGACCCTGGCCAGCCGCCCCACCAGACACTGA
- the lgt gene encoding prolipoprotein diacylglyceryl transferase, giving the protein MELAYIPSPSRGVLYLGPVPLRGYAFCIIIGVFVAVWLGNKRWVARGGRAGTVADISVWAVPFGLVGGRLYHVITDYELYFSEGRDWVDAFKVWEGGLGIWGAIALGAVGAWIGCRRRGIPLPAWADAVAPGIALAQAIGRWGNWFNQELYGKKTDLPWAVEITSSTDGRLPGTYHPTFLYESLWCVGVAFLVIWADRRFKLGHGRAFALYVASYCVGRFWIEYMRVDEAHHILGLRLNNWTALFVFILAVIYIVLSARKRPGREEVVEPADSDEGAAAGDLEKGAQEEDEGSESAEPSGEADAKEEKKADAAPDSGGEKKAESAEKS; this is encoded by the coding sequence ATGGAACTTGCCTACATTCCCAGCCCGTCGCGCGGGGTGCTGTACCTCGGTCCCGTCCCGCTGCGCGGCTACGCCTTCTGCATCATCATCGGGGTCTTCGTAGCCGTCTGGCTCGGCAACAAACGCTGGGTCGCGCGGGGCGGACGGGCCGGTACGGTCGCCGACATCTCGGTCTGGGCCGTGCCCTTCGGCCTGGTCGGCGGACGGCTCTACCACGTGATCACGGACTACGAGCTGTACTTCAGCGAGGGCCGTGACTGGGTGGACGCCTTCAAGGTCTGGGAGGGCGGGCTCGGTATCTGGGGCGCGATCGCCCTCGGCGCGGTGGGCGCGTGGATCGGCTGCCGGCGGCGTGGCATCCCGCTGCCCGCGTGGGCCGACGCCGTCGCACCCGGTATCGCCCTCGCACAGGCGATCGGGCGGTGGGGCAACTGGTTCAACCAGGAGCTGTACGGCAAGAAGACGGATCTGCCGTGGGCCGTCGAGATCACGTCCTCCACGGACGGGCGGCTGCCGGGCACGTACCACCCGACCTTCCTCTACGAGTCGCTGTGGTGCGTCGGTGTCGCGTTCCTCGTCATCTGGGCGGACCGTCGCTTCAAGCTCGGGCACGGGCGGGCGTTCGCGCTGTACGTCGCCTCGTACTGCGTGGGGCGGTTCTGGATCGAGTACATGCGGGTCGACGAGGCCCACCACATCCTCGGGCTGCGCCTCAACAACTGGACCGCGCTGTTCGTCTTCATCCTCGCCGTGATCTACATCGTCCTGTCGGCCCGGAAGCGGCCTGGGCGGGAAGAGGTCGTCGAGCCGGCTGACTCCGACGAGGGCGCTGCCGCTGGGGACCTGGAGAAGGGCGCGCAGGAGGAGGACGAGGGCTCGGAGTCGGCGGAGCCCTCGGGTGAGGCCGATGCGAAGGAAGAGAAGAAGGCGGATGCCGCCCCCGACTCCGGGGGCGAGAAGAAGGCCGAGTCCGCCGAGAAGAGCTGA
- the trpA gene encoding tryptophan synthase subunit alpha — MSGNIQLLSDTLAAAKAEGRAALIAYLPAGFPTVDGGIAAIKAVFEGGADVVEVGLPHSDPVLDGPVIQTADDIALRGGVKIADVMRTVREAYEATGKPVLVMTYWNPIDRYGVERFTAELAEAGGAGCILPDLPVQESALWREHAEKHGLGTVFVVAPSSRDARLAEITAAGSGFVYAASLMGVTGTRKSVGAQAQDLVERTRATGSGLPVCVGLGVSDAEQAAEVAGFADGVIVGSAFVKRMLDAPDEAAGLDAVRELAGELAKGVRRGV; from the coding sequence GTGAGCGGCAACATCCAGCTGTTGAGTGACACCCTCGCCGCCGCCAAGGCGGAGGGGCGGGCCGCGCTCATCGCCTATCTGCCGGCCGGGTTCCCGACCGTCGACGGCGGTATCGCCGCCATCAAGGCGGTCTTCGAGGGCGGCGCCGACGTCGTCGAGGTCGGGCTGCCGCACAGCGACCCGGTCCTCGACGGTCCCGTCATCCAGACCGCCGACGACATCGCCCTGCGCGGTGGCGTCAAGATCGCGGACGTGATGCGCACGGTGCGGGAGGCCTACGAGGCCACGGGGAAGCCCGTCCTCGTCATGACGTACTGGAACCCCATCGACCGCTACGGCGTCGAGCGCTTCACGGCCGAGCTCGCGGAGGCGGGCGGCGCGGGCTGCATCCTGCCCGACCTGCCCGTCCAGGAGTCGGCGCTGTGGAGGGAGCACGCGGAGAAGCACGGTCTCGGCACCGTCTTCGTGGTCGCGCCCAGCAGCAGGGACGCCCGCCTCGCCGAGATCACCGCGGCGGGCAGCGGCTTCGTCTACGCCGCCTCGCTGATGGGTGTCACGGGAACCCGGAAGTCGGTGGGCGCGCAGGCCCAGGACCTGGTGGAGCGAACCCGGGCCACGGGGTCCGGCCTGCCGGTCTGCGTGGGCCTCGGTGTCTCCGACGCCGAGCAGGCCGCCGAGGTCGCCGGGTTCGCCGACGGCGTGATCGTCGGCTCCGCGTTCGTGAAGCGGATGCTGGACGCCCCCGACGAGGCGGCCGGCCTGGACGCCGTACGGGAACTCGCGGGCGAGCTCGCGAAGGGCGTACGCCGGGGCGTGTGA
- a CDS encoding DsbA family protein, whose protein sequence is MSEKNREGKRTARERLAEEREKQKAAEKRRRVLIVGASVLCVLGLAAVIGVVAANAGKDDDADTAGPVVAPSGANGEDSLAIPVGDAGAKSTLSVWEDFRCPACKSFEDAYRSTIHELTEAGKLKVEYHLATLIDGNMGGSGSRKAANAAACAQNEGRFPAYHDVLYQNQPAETSDDFASEAKLLDLAKKVDGLDTAAFRTCVEDGPHDSWVAKSNEAFQKGGFSGTPSVFLNGTNIYADQSMTPAKLKQMVEAKAQG, encoded by the coding sequence GTGAGCGAGAAGAACCGTGAGGGAAAGCGCACCGCCCGTGAACGGCTGGCGGAGGAGCGCGAGAAGCAGAAGGCCGCCGAGAAGCGCCGTCGGGTACTGATCGTGGGCGCCTCGGTGCTGTGCGTGCTGGGCCTGGCCGCAGTGATCGGCGTCGTGGCGGCGAACGCGGGCAAGGACGACGACGCCGACACCGCGGGCCCGGTCGTGGCGCCCTCGGGGGCCAACGGCGAGGACAGCCTCGCGATCCCCGTGGGGGACGCCGGCGCGAAGTCGACCCTCTCGGTGTGGGAGGACTTCCGCTGCCCGGCCTGCAAGTCCTTCGAGGACGCCTACCGTTCGACGATCCACGAGCTGACCGAGGCCGGGAAGCTCAAGGTCGAGTACCACCTCGCCACCCTGATCGACGGGAACATGGGCGGCAGCGGCTCCCGCAAGGCCGCCAACGCCGCCGCGTGCGCGCAGAACGAGGGCAGGTTCCCGGCGTACCACGACGTGCTCTACCAGAACCAGCCCGCCGAGACGAGCGACGACTTCGCCAGTGAGGCCAAGCTCCTCGACCTGGCGAAGAAGGTGGACGGGCTGGACACCGCCGCCTTCCGCACCTGCGTCGAGGACGGCCCGCACGACAGCTGGGTCGCCAAGTCGAACGAGGCCTTCCAGAAGGGCGGCTTCTCCGGCACCCCGAGTGTCTTCCTCAACGGCACCAACATCTACGCGGACCAGTCCATGACCCCCGCCAAGCTGAAGCAGATGGTGGAGGCGAAGGCCCAGGGGTGA
- the trpB gene encoding tryptophan synthase subunit beta — protein MSSEFFIPDPEGQVPSAEGYFGAFGGKFIPEALVAAVDEVAVEYDKAKHDPEFARELDDLLVHYTGRPSSLTEVPRFAEHAGGARVFLKREDLNHTGSHKINNVLGQALLTRRMGKTRVIAETGAGQHGVATATACALFGLDCTIYMGEIDTQRQALNVARMRMLGAEVVAVKSGSRTLKDAINEAFRDWVANVDRTHYLFGTVAGPHPFPAMVRDFHRVIGVEARRQILERAGRLPDAAVACVGGGSNAIGLFHAFIPDADVRLIGCEPAGHGIETGEHAATLTAGEPGILHGSRSYVLQDEEGQITEPYSISAGLDYPGIGPEHAYLKDSGRGEYRAVTDDAAMQALRLLSRTEGIIPAIESAHALAGALEVGRELGKDGLIIVNLSGRGDKDMDTAARYFDLYETGADAEVAADAADLAEIEGDAK, from the coding sequence ATGTCCAGTGAGTTCTTCATTCCCGACCCCGAGGGTCAGGTTCCCAGCGCCGAAGGCTACTTCGGCGCGTTCGGCGGCAAGTTCATCCCGGAGGCGCTGGTCGCCGCCGTGGACGAGGTCGCCGTGGAGTACGACAAGGCGAAGCACGACCCCGAGTTCGCGCGTGAGCTCGACGATCTGCTCGTGCACTACACGGGGCGGCCCAGTTCGCTCACCGAGGTGCCGAGGTTCGCCGAGCACGCCGGTGGCGCGCGGGTCTTCCTCAAGCGCGAGGACCTGAACCACACCGGTTCGCACAAGATCAACAACGTGCTCGGGCAGGCCCTGCTCACCCGGCGCATGGGCAAGACGCGGGTCATCGCCGAGACGGGCGCGGGCCAGCACGGCGTCGCCACCGCCACGGCCTGCGCGCTCTTCGGCCTCGACTGCACGATCTACATGGGCGAGATCGACACCCAGCGGCAGGCCCTGAACGTCGCCCGCATGCGGATGCTGGGCGCCGAGGTCGTCGCCGTGAAGTCCGGTTCCCGGACCCTCAAGGACGCCATCAACGAGGCGTTCCGGGACTGGGTCGCCAACGTCGACCGCACGCACTACCTGTTCGGGACCGTGGCCGGGCCCCACCCCTTCCCCGCCATGGTCCGCGACTTCCACCGGGTGATCGGGGTCGAGGCACGGCGGCAGATCCTCGAACGCGCCGGACGGCTGCCCGACGCCGCCGTCGCCTGCGTGGGCGGCGGGTCCAACGCCATCGGGCTCTTCCACGCCTTCATCCCGGACGCCGACGTACGCCTCATCGGCTGCGAACCCGCGGGTCACGGCATCGAGACCGGTGAGCACGCGGCCACGCTGACCGCCGGCGAACCCGGCATCCTGCACGGCTCGCGCTCCTACGTCCTGCAGGACGAGGAAGGGCAGATCACCGAGCCGTACTCGATCTCCGCGGGCCTCGACTACCCGGGCATCGGCCCCGAGCACGCCTACCTCAAGGACAGCGGCCGCGGCGAGTACCGCGCGGTCACCGACGACGCGGCCATGCAGGCGCTGCGTCTGCTGTCGCGCACCGAGGGCATCATCCCGGCGATCGAGAGCGCCCACGCGCTCGCCGGCGCCCTGGAGGTCGGCAGGGAGCTGGGCAAGGACGGGCTGATCATCGTCAACCTGTCCGGGCGCGGCGACAAGGACATGGACACGGCCGCGCGCTACTTCGACCTGTACGAAACCGGTGCCGACGCCGAGGTCGCCGCCGACGCGGCCGATCTCGCCGAGATCGAGGGGGACGCCAAGTGA
- the trpC gene encoding indole-3-glycerol phosphate synthase TrpC: protein MSVLDEIIDGVRADLAERQARVSLDELKERAAKAPAAKDGAAALRGDSVKVICEVKRSSPSKGALAAIADPAALAADYEAGGAAIISVLTEQRRFGGSLADLEAVRARVDIPVLRKDFIVTSYQLWEARAYGADVVLLIVAALDQPALESLIERAESIGLTPLVEVHDEDEVERAVDAGARVIGVNARNLKTLEVDRTTFERVAPEIPDSVIKIAESGVRGPHDLIAYANAGADAVLVGESLVTGKDPRTAVADLVAAGEHPALRHGRG, encoded by the coding sequence GTGAGTGTGCTCGACGAGATCATCGACGGAGTCCGTGCCGACCTCGCGGAGCGGCAGGCGCGCGTCAGCCTCGACGAGCTCAAGGAGCGCGCGGCGAAGGCTCCGGCGGCCAAGGACGGCGCTGCCGCGCTCCGCGGCGACAGCGTCAAGGTGATCTGCGAAGTCAAGCGGTCCAGCCCCTCCAAGGGCGCGCTCGCCGCGATCGCCGACCCGGCCGCTCTCGCGGCCGACTACGAGGCGGGTGGCGCGGCGATCATCTCCGTCCTCACCGAACAGCGCCGCTTCGGCGGCTCGCTGGCCGACCTGGAGGCGGTCCGCGCTCGCGTGGACATCCCCGTCCTGCGCAAGGACTTCATCGTCACCTCGTACCAGCTGTGGGAGGCGCGGGCGTACGGCGCCGATGTCGTCCTGCTGATCGTCGCGGCCCTCGACCAGCCGGCGCTGGAGTCGCTGATCGAGCGTGCCGAGTCCATCGGGCTCACCCCGCTCGTCGAGGTCCACGACGAGGACGAGGTCGAACGCGCGGTCGACGCCGGTGCCCGGGTGATCGGGGTCAACGCGCGCAACCTCAAGACCCTCGAGGTCGACCGCACCACCTTCGAGCGGGTCGCCCCCGAGATCCCCGACTCCGTCATCAAGATCGCCGAGTCCGGTGTCCGGGGCCCGCACGACCTCATCGCCTACGCCAACGCCGGCGCCGACGCGGTCCTCGTGGGCGAGTCCCTCGTCACCGGCAAGGACCCCAGGACCGCCGTCGCCGACCTCGTCGCCGCGGGCGAGCACCCGGCGCTGCGGCACGGGCGGGGCTGA
- a CDS encoding DUF2752 domain-containing protein, producing the protein MRCVNAETQPTAPPSRAETADATAATSGPGRDLGRTSRALRVPAGVLVAVGGAFAYVATVDPNEPGHYPVCPLWRFTGLYCPGCGGLRSAHAFAHGDVATALTDNALAVAGFVGFAVLWTVWVVHAARGRSLRLRLGPVQMWSLGVLALVFTVVRNLPFGGWLHP; encoded by the coding sequence ATGCGGTGTGTGAACGCCGAGACTCAGCCGACCGCGCCGCCGTCGCGTGCCGAAACGGCCGATGCGACCGCCGCGACCAGCGGCCCCGGTCGTGACCTGGGGCGCACGTCACGCGCGCTCCGGGTGCCCGCCGGGGTGCTCGTGGCCGTGGGCGGGGCCTTCGCGTACGTCGCGACCGTGGACCCCAACGAACCCGGCCACTACCCCGTGTGCCCGCTGTGGCGCTTCACCGGTCTCTACTGCCCCGGCTGCGGCGGTCTGCGCAGCGCCCACGCCTTCGCGCACGGGGACGTCGCGACCGCCCTCACCGACAACGCGCTGGCCGTGGCGGGCTTCGTGGGCTTCGCGGTGCTGTGGACCGTCTGGGTGGTCCATGCGGCGCGCGGGCGATCCCTGCGCCTCCGGCTCGGACCCGTACAGATGTGGTCGCTCGGCGTGTTGGCGCTGGTCTTCACGGTTGTCCGGAACCTGCCCTTCGGCGGCTGGCTCCATCCTTGA